One Bemisia tabaci chromosome 7, PGI_BMITA_v3 DNA window includes the following coding sequences:
- the LOC109042694 gene encoding uncharacterized protein isoform X1 yields MTTQSCFGWSLEPTAVEILDTRGSTFLAKQMHSHPDPNATLSPGLKSAVEEAALSRIAHQKPFNFCGRWAFRERDEDKYSCFEDPWNKRGRVTRRERVPISVRMRGFCREGQERGRLVEHQLEARLCEAPLPRGRLPESSHLSRWRRRRRAPLAPDRRAPLAPDRRAPLAPNRNPTTVRGQDEASRDRIFSGMNQLQAKLVNMSARNGSLILLAWNLNEEFQQLIEKNVESLMEDMKSLHQDLKDLRFANDLLYLLKGDLDHVSLKRWPFMILNENFCENPQQEFNLII; encoded by the exons ATGACGACGCAGAGCTGTTTTGGATGGTCGTTGGAACCGACTGCGGTGGAAATTCTCGATACAAGAGGATCCACTTTCCTCGCAAAACAGATGCACTCACATCCGGACCCGAATGCCACCTTAAGCCCGGGTTTAAAATCTGCCGTAGAGGAGGCTGCTTTGTCGAGAATAGCTCATCAGAAGCCATTCAACTTCT GTGGTCGTTGGGCGTTCCGAGAGCGTGATGAGGATAAATATTCATGCTTTGAGGATCCGTGGAACAAACGGGGGCGAGTGACGAGAAGAGAGAGGGTGCCAATATCTGTGAGGATGAGAGGTTTCTGCCGTGAGGGGCAGGAGCGAGGGCGTCTAGTTGAGCACCAACTCGAGGCCCGCCTCTGTGAGGCCCCGCTACCACGGGGGCGCCTCCCTGAGTCGAGCCACCTGAGCCGCTGGAGGCGCCGCCGGAGGGCGCCCCTAGCCCCCGACCGGAGGGCGCCCCTAGCCCCCGACCGGAGGGCGCCCCTCGCCCCCAACCGGAACCCAACCACCGTCCGCGGGCAAGACGAGGCCTCCCGCGACCGGATCTTCAGTGGCATGAACCAACTTCAGGCCAAACTCGTCAACATGTCGGCCAGAAACGGCAGCTTGATTCTCCTCGCCTGGAACCTCAACGAAGAATTTCAG CAGTTGATTGAGAAAAATGTGGAGTCGCTGATGGAGGACATGAAAAGTTTGCACCAAGATCTGAAAGACCTCCGATTCGCCAATGATCTACTCTACCTCCTTAAAGGGGATTTGGACCACGTATCTCTCAAAAGATGGCCCTTCATGATCCTCAACGAAAACTTCTGCGAAAACCCGCAGCAAGAGTTCAACCTCATTATATAA
- the LOC109042694 gene encoding uncharacterized protein isoform X2 codes for MTTQSCFGWSLEPTAVEILDTRGSTFLAKQMHSHPDPNATLSPGLKSAVEEAALSRIAHQKPFNFCGRWAFRERDEDKYSCFEDPWNKRGRVTRRERVPISVRMRGFCREGQERGRLVEHQLEARLCEAPLPRGRLPESSHLSRWRRRRRAPLAPDRRAPLAPDRRAPLAPNRNPTTVRGQDEASRDRIFSGMNQLQAKLVNMSARNGSLILLAWNLNEEFQLIEKNVESLMEDMKSLHQDLKDLRFANDLLYLLKGDLDHVSLKRWPFMILNENFCENPQQEFNLII; via the exons ATGACGACGCAGAGCTGTTTTGGATGGTCGTTGGAACCGACTGCGGTGGAAATTCTCGATACAAGAGGATCCACTTTCCTCGCAAAACAGATGCACTCACATCCGGACCCGAATGCCACCTTAAGCCCGGGTTTAAAATCTGCCGTAGAGGAGGCTGCTTTGTCGAGAATAGCTCATCAGAAGCCATTCAACTTCT GTGGTCGTTGGGCGTTCCGAGAGCGTGATGAGGATAAATATTCATGCTTTGAGGATCCGTGGAACAAACGGGGGCGAGTGACGAGAAGAGAGAGGGTGCCAATATCTGTGAGGATGAGAGGTTTCTGCCGTGAGGGGCAGGAGCGAGGGCGTCTAGTTGAGCACCAACTCGAGGCCCGCCTCTGTGAGGCCCCGCTACCACGGGGGCGCCTCCCTGAGTCGAGCCACCTGAGCCGCTGGAGGCGCCGCCGGAGGGCGCCCCTAGCCCCCGACCGGAGGGCGCCCCTAGCCCCCGACCGGAGGGCGCCCCTCGCCCCCAACCGGAACCCAACCACCGTCCGCGGGCAAGACGAGGCCTCCCGCGACCGGATCTTCAGTGGCATGAACCAACTTCAGGCCAAACTCGTCAACATGTCGGCCAGAAACGGCAGCTTGATTCTCCTCGCCTGGAACCTCAACGAAGAATTTCAG TTGATTGAGAAAAATGTGGAGTCGCTGATGGAGGACATGAAAAGTTTGCACCAAGATCTGAAAGACCTCCGATTCGCCAATGATCTACTCTACCTCCTTAAAGGGGATTTGGACCACGTATCTCTCAAAAGATGGCCCTTCATGATCCTCAACGAAAACTTCTGCGAAAACCCGCAGCAAGAGTTCAACCTCATTATATAA